A region from the Bacteroidota bacterium genome encodes:
- a CDS encoding OmpH family outer membrane protein, with protein MKNKIIILIALVCFGITSSQAQKIGFLNTNDLLILMPEVKRADSVLVKYASDMQEIYYGYVLEYQKKLDDYNKNSATWSAVKKESAEKDLQIAQQRINDYEQESNDKLAAKKEELYGPILADVKAKIKLVGEENKLTAILDGSALLYFGADAVDILPMMKKKLGL; from the coding sequence ATGAAAAATAAAATTATAATCCTTATCGCATTGGTATGTTTCGGCATTACCTCTTCCCAGGCACAAAAGATCGGTTTTTTAAATACTAATGATCTTCTTATTTTAATGCCGGAAGTAAAAAGAGCAGATTCAGTTTTGGTAAAATATGCCAGTGATATGCAGGAAATTTATTACGGGTATGTTCTTGAATATCAAAAAAAATTGGACGATTACAATAAAAACTCCGCAACCTGGAGTGCCGTAAAAAAAGAATCAGCAGAAAAAGATCTTCAAATTGCACAACAACGCATCAACGATTACGAACAGGAATCCAACGATAAACTTGCAGCAAAAAAAGAAGAACTCTACGGTCCTATTCTCGCCGATGTAAAAGCAAAAATTAAATTAGTAGGAGAAGAAAACAAACTCACCGCCATTCTCGATGGGTCTGCATTATTATATTTTGGTGCGGATGCAGTGGATATTTTGCCGATGATGAAGAAGAAATTGGGGCTGTAG
- a CDS encoding T9SS type A sorting domain-containing protein — protein MNKINYLHPSTWILFICLQILTLNISAQYCIPQHSWPMLDVVIDGVELGDIINTGNGVADEDIGYSDYTAMSTELASGSTYTIFLDNKSWQYNYSVWIDYDQNMEFEETEKLGTIVLTGVQSGSITFSIPEDVINGETRMRVRAVHEPFGPWMNSNDACLPFLQGDTEDYTVHISGGVENDLSLNKLVSPFSAIGLNEEIITIEISNHTDTDLSEVNVSYSIDGASPVLEIIPDIIPANSNYLYIFSETADLSALGCYSIILEVQHPDDGFALNNTREINICNLNYVNGPRKWLIHSNVDGGAEALGGTPFFNTTNTTCMNAVFGEDNWTQEYFETVDPEILFSDSSCFIFLDGSYNHIVAMDIFLNENRQLMENWVAAGGKLYLNSSGSEYEGEHFYVDYGFDGTKITMSYQVTDIKKKVGISHPVYDGPYTPVGTTFSGFYASNAVIYGKNYDTLAHENLDGVLIGAPHNDIPCMIEKQWGIGKVIMSAWAPSQLLDPEDKNMNLRQNILVYLSDCSFIIPNDAGAVNLPELFSSCNKTDEEEIKITIHNYGGTTLSSIPVAYTINGGVEVLETADITIAPGSEADYIFTTTADLSIPGEYIVEIYTLLPDDMDISNDTFELTINSYASPISILEDNITACDAVILDAGNPGMEYLWSTGDISQTITVTSSGIYSVTIIDPISDCTISDTVNVTIEIAPEASFIYTISGLTVFFENTTPGTGTYFWLFGDGDGSTETNPTHTYTSEGDHNVVLFAENDCGTSEYTVVITLQNTGINNPAFQSIKIFPNPANQFFIVELDNLSGREMFLEMYNMNGEKVNSALENQIVNENSVSVNISDLPTGIYMVKMIVGEDIYVGRVEKLR, from the coding sequence ATGAATAAAATAAACTACCTGCATCCTTCCACATGGATATTATTTATTTGTTTACAAATTCTCACACTCAACATTTCGGCGCAATATTGTATTCCGCAACATTCGTGGCCCATGCTCGATGTGGTGATCGACGGAGTGGAACTTGGCGATATCATAAATACCGGCAACGGAGTTGCTGATGAAGATATCGGTTATAGCGATTATACTGCAATGTCCACCGAACTTGCCTCCGGATCCACTTACACAATTTTTCTCGACAACAAATCGTGGCAGTACAATTATTCGGTTTGGATAGATTATGATCAGAATATGGAATTTGAGGAAACTGAAAAACTCGGCACCATAGTTTTAACTGGCGTGCAATCGGGCAGTATCACATTTAGTATTCCTGAAGATGTGATCAACGGAGAAACCAGAATGCGTGTCAGGGCCGTGCACGAACCCTTTGGCCCCTGGATGAACTCCAATGACGCTTGCCTGCCATTTTTACAAGGTGATACGGAAGATTATACCGTTCATATTTCCGGTGGAGTGGAAAATGATCTGAGTTTGAATAAACTGGTGTCCCCGTTTTCCGCAATTGGATTAAATGAAGAGATCATCACAATAGAAATTTCCAATCATACCGATACAGATCTTTCAGAGGTAAATGTTTCTTATTCTATTGATGGTGCATCTCCTGTGCTTGAAATAATTCCCGATATTATTCCTGCCAACAGTAATTACCTGTATATTTTTTCGGAAACTGCAGATCTTTCTGCTTTGGGTTGTTATTCCATAATACTGGAAGTGCAACATCCGGATGATGGATTCGCATTAAATAATACCCGCGAAATAAATATCTGCAATTTGAATTATGTAAATGGACCTAGAAAATGGTTGATACATTCTAATGTAGATGGTGGTGCAGAGGCACTTGGTGGAACACCATTTTTTAATACCACTAATACCACATGTATGAATGCTGTTTTTGGAGAAGATAACTGGACCCAGGAATATTTTGAGACCGTTGATCCCGAAATATTGTTTTCCGATTCATCTTGTTTTATTTTTTTAGATGGAAGTTATAATCACATTGTTGCCATGGATATTTTTTTAAATGAGAACCGGCAATTAATGGAAAATTGGGTTGCTGCGGGAGGAAAATTATATTTAAACAGCAGCGGATCGGAATATGAAGGGGAACATTTTTATGTGGACTATGGTTTCGATGGAACTAAAATTACGATGAGTTATCAGGTAACGGATATTAAAAAGAAAGTGGGGATTTCGCATCCTGTATATGATGGACCCTACACTCCTGTTGGAACAACCTTCAGTGGATTTTACGCTAGTAATGCAGTTATTTACGGAAAAAATTACGATACACTTGCCCATGAAAATCTTGACGGAGTTTTAATAGGTGCACCACATAATGACATTCCATGTATGATAGAAAAACAATGGGGAATTGGCAAAGTGATCATGAGTGCCTGGGCACCGAGTCAGTTACTTGATCCTGAAGATAAAAACATGAATCTGCGTCAGAATATTCTGGTGTATTTAAGTGACTGCAGTTTTATTATTCCAAATGATGCAGGTGCTGTTAATTTACCGGAATTATTTTCTTCCTGTAATAAAACGGATGAGGAGGAAATAAAAATTACAATTCATAATTATGGTGGAACAACACTAAGTTCCATTCCCGTTGCTTATACAATTAATGGTGGTGTTGAAGTATTGGAAACTGCAGATATTACTATTGCTCCCGGTTCAGAAGCTGATTATATTTTTACAACTACTGCCGATCTTTCTATTCCGGGGGAATATATTGTTGAAATATATACTCTGCTCCCGGATGATATGGATATCAGCAACGATACATTTGAGTTGACCATTAATTCTTATGCTTCACCAATTTCCATTCTGGAGGACAATATTACTGCATGCGATGCTGTAATTCTTGATGCAGGAAATCCGGGGATGGAATATTTATGGAGCACTGGAGATATTTCTCAAACCATTACAGTTACAAGTTCCGGAATATATTCTGTTACTATAATTGATCCCATTTCAGACTGCACAATTTCTGATACCGTAAATGTTACCATAGAAATCGCACCTGAAGCATCTTTTATTTACACTATATCCGGACTTACCGTGTTTTTTGAAAATACCACACCAGGTACAGGAACATATTTCTGGCTTTTTGGAGATGGTGATGGTTCCACCGAAACAAATCCCACGCATACTTATACATCAGAAGGAGATCACAACGTGGTATTATTTGCTGAGAATGATTGTGGTACATCGGAGTATACAGTTGTAATAACCTTACAAAATACAGGGATTAATAACCCTGCTTTTCAATCCATCAAAATATTTCCAAACCCCGCAAATCAATTTTTTATTGTTGAGCTGGATAATTTGAGTGGAAGGGAAATGTTTTTGGAGATGTATAACATGAATGGTGAAAAGGTAAATTCAGCGCTTGAAAATCAAATAGTAAATGAAAATTCTGTATCTGTAAATATATCTGATTTGCCTACCGGGATTTACATGGTGAAAATGATTGTTGGGGAGGATATTTATGTTGGCAGAGTGGAGAAATTAAGATAA
- a CDS encoding transcriptional regulator: protein MQSNPIKTKEEYSQALERLEVIFDSKKGTSEGKELEILGRLIEEYENVHFPINFPEKK from the coding sequence ATGCAATCTAATCCCATAAAAACAAAAGAAGAATACAGCCAAGCCCTGGAAAGACTTGAAGTGATTTTTGACTCTAAAAAAGGCACATCTGAAGGGAAAGAATTGGAAATATTGGGAAGATTAATTGAAGAATATGAAAATGTACATTTCCCAATAAATTTTCCTGAAAAAAAATAG
- a CDS encoding isoprenyl transferase, whose protein sequence is MNIAQPDLTNIPKHIAIIMDGNGRWAKQNSKARIYGHHAGVEAVRKVVEACTEYGVEYLTLYAFSTENWNRPEAEVNALMELLVRTIRKETPELSKNNVRIGMIGDGHSLPVACINELEEAKKLTENNTGLNLILALSYSGRWELTDAMQKIAAKVQSGMIHAEDIDENTISQHLNTADIPDPEFLIRTSGELRLSNFLLWQTAYTEYYFTETLWPDFDKNEFNKALLDYQKRERRFGKTTDQIKL, encoded by the coding sequence ATGAATATCGCTCAACCAGACCTTACTAATATCCCAAAACATATTGCCATCATTATGGATGGGAATGGGCGTTGGGCAAAACAAAATAGTAAGGCGAGAATTTACGGTCATCATGCAGGGGTGGAAGCAGTTAGAAAAGTAGTGGAAGCATGCACGGAGTATGGAGTTGAATACCTTACACTTTATGCATTCAGCACCGAAAACTGGAATCGACCGGAAGCAGAAGTAAACGCCTTGATGGAACTTTTAGTGCGAACCATCCGCAAAGAAACTCCCGAACTCAGTAAAAATAATGTTCGTATCGGTATGATAGGAGATGGTCATTCTCTCCCCGTTGCATGTATAAACGAACTAGAGGAAGCAAAAAAACTTACTGAAAACAATACCGGCTTAAATCTTATCCTGGCATTAAGCTATAGCGGAAGGTGGGAATTAACCGATGCCATGCAGAAAATTGCAGCAAAAGTGCAATCCGGAATGATACACGCTGAGGATATTGACGAGAATACCATCAGTCAGCACCTCAATACTGCCGATATTCCCGACCCCGAATTTTTAATTAGAACCAGCGGAGAATTACGCCTTAGTAACTTTTTGCTATGGCAAACCGCCTATACAGAATATTACTTTACAGAAACCCTATGGCCCGATTTTGATAAGAACGAGTTCAATAAAGCATTGCTCGATTATCAGAAGCGGGAACGCCGATTTGGAAAAACAACAGATCAAATAAAACTATGA
- a CDS encoding BamA/TamA family outer membrane protein, translating into MMNLTLRVILLCGWMTIFSLGLQAQNFGVDSNVIDYSTPKKYTIAATPVIEGLVSSNIDQNSLIVRCGLTAGTPISVPGEDFSVAIKSLWKMRLFSQVEIVVDKILGDQIFLKIKLTELPKISLYSPAGISKSEREDLTEKLDIIGGVTPYADFTRIGIQNTVLDYYAEKGFLNATVDVYAKPDTSRYNSVIVFIDIVKGAKVKIDKIVLKGNTEVSDRKLLKQMKDTRMRTQVDVFYNDPEDPITKKDFGPKGIVNILSSISYENVLDFVTQRAQIRIFNSSKYDAAKEKIDRQNIITYYNTMGYRDAKITLDSVYKTSTRTLSLAYTIDEGEQYYFRNIIWKGNTKYASTKLDSILRINKGDVYDQTLLNQRISFDLTQLDITSLYMDDGYLFFRITPVEIWAEDDSIDIEIRIFEGPQAIIDKIIIRGNTKTSEHVIRRELRTLPGQKFNRSLVIRSQREIIALGLFDAEQIGVNPIPHPESGTVDIEYTVVEKPSDQLELSAGYGGQGYGILASVGIVLNNWSTDQMFKRDGWKPVPTGQGQKLSFRINTTGRLYQAFNIGFVEPWFGGKKPNSLSVSLTRTQLGYNVSGTDYNDLEGVFIANGASLGYGIRLKWPDDYFTLLSSINYYNYHLEDYPYFIATNGDYNNFSFKETLARNSVDDPQFPRSGSNISLSLQFTPPYSAFNNKDYTDASVESKYKFIEYYKWRFNADYYTPLVGKFVLRTAIKFGWLGYYNSDVGIPPFERFQLGGDGLSGGYTNTFVGTDIISLRGYEVFNQPNSSSARTESIFNKYTLEVRYPITKSQSATIYAMAFAEGGNLYPDLAAFNPLDLKRTVGIGVRAWLPMFGLLGVDYGIRFDDLVPGDLQPATGFFDYITKNGKFTVILGFEPE; encoded by the coding sequence ATGATGAACCTTACATTGCGAGTTATATTATTGTGTGGATGGATGACAATTTTTTCACTGGGATTGCAAGCCCAAAATTTTGGTGTAGATTCCAATGTCATAGATTATTCAACACCGAAAAAATATACTATTGCGGCAACTCCCGTTATTGAGGGATTGGTTTCCAGCAATATAGATCAAAATAGTTTGATCGTACGTTGCGGATTAACTGCAGGAACTCCGATAAGTGTTCCGGGAGAAGATTTTAGTGTTGCAATAAAAAGTTTGTGGAAGATGCGCCTTTTCTCTCAGGTGGAAATTGTTGTAGATAAAATTTTGGGAGATCAGATATTTCTAAAAATTAAATTAACCGAATTACCTAAAATAAGTCTTTATTCTCCAGCAGGAATTTCAAAATCGGAAAGAGAAGATCTTACGGAAAAATTAGACATCATAGGAGGTGTTACACCTTATGCTGATTTTACAAGAATAGGAATTCAAAATACTGTTCTTGACTATTATGCCGAAAAGGGATTTTTAAATGCAACGGTAGATGTTTATGCAAAACCCGATACATCAAGATACAATAGTGTGATCGTTTTTATTGATATTGTAAAAGGAGCAAAAGTAAAAATTGATAAAATTGTTTTGAAGGGAAATACGGAAGTATCCGACCGCAAGTTGCTCAAACAAATGAAGGATACCAGAATGCGCACACAGGTGGATGTATTTTATAATGATCCGGAAGATCCTATCACTAAAAAAGATTTTGGTCCAAAGGGAATTGTAAATATTTTATCCTCCATCAGTTATGAAAATGTTTTGGATTTTGTTACCCAGCGCGCACAAATACGTATTTTTAATTCGTCGAAATACGATGCTGCAAAAGAAAAAATTGATCGCCAGAATATTATTACCTATTACAACACCATGGGTTATCGCGATGCAAAGATCACCTTGGATTCTGTTTATAAAACATCCACAAGAACTCTATCTCTCGCCTATACAATAGATGAAGGTGAACAATATTATTTCAGAAATATTATCTGGAAAGGAAATACAAAATACGCCTCCACAAAATTGGATTCTATTTTACGAATTAATAAAGGAGATGTGTATGATCAAACCTTATTAAATCAGCGTATATCTTTCGATCTTACACAATTGGATATCACCTCACTTTATATGGACGACGGTTATTTATTTTTCCGTATCACTCCGGTTGAAATTTGGGCGGAAGATGATTCCATTGATATTGAGATAAGAATTTTTGAAGGGCCGCAGGCTATTATCGACAAAATAATTATTCGCGGAAATACAAAAACAAGTGAACATGTAATACGACGTGAATTAAGAACTTTACCAGGCCAAAAATTTAATCGTTCACTTGTAATTCGTTCTCAACGTGAAATTATTGCACTTGGATTATTTGATGCAGAACAAATTGGTGTAAATCCAATTCCACATCCGGAATCCGGAACAGTGGATATTGAATATACCGTTGTAGAAAAACCATCCGATCAATTGGAATTGTCTGCAGGATATGGAGGACAAGGTTATGGAATTTTAGCTAGTGTGGGAATTGTACTTAATAACTGGAGTACCGATCAAATGTTTAAAAGAGACGGATGGAAACCTGTTCCTACGGGACAGGGACAAAAATTATCGTTTCGTATCAATACAACAGGAAGATTATATCAGGCATTTAATATTGGATTTGTAGAACCTTGGTTCGGAGGTAAAAAACCAAATTCACTTTCGGTAAGTTTAACTCGTACGCAATTAGGATATAATGTTTCAGGTACCGATTATAATGATCTTGAAGGGGTATTTATTGCAAACGGAGCATCTCTGGGATATGGTATTCGTTTAAAATGGCCGGATGATTATTTTACTTTATTGAGTTCCATTAATTATTATAATTATCATCTGGAAGATTATCCGTATTTCATTGCAACAAACGGCGATTATAATAACTTCAGCTTTAAAGAAACACTTGCAAGAAATTCGGTGGATGATCCTCAATTTCCAAGATCAGGTTCTAATATTTCCTTGTCGCTGCAATTTACACCACCATATTCTGCATTCAACAATAAAGATTATACCGATGCAAGTGTGGAAAGTAAATATAAATTCATAGAGTATTATAAATGGAGATTCAATGCCGATTATTATACTCCTTTAGTTGGAAAATTTGTGTTGCGCACAGCGATTAAATTTGGTTGGCTTGGATATTATAACAGCGATGTTGGAATTCCTCCTTTTGAAAGATTCCAATTAGGTGGTGATGGTTTATCCGGTGGATATACAAATACTTTTGTGGGAACAGATATTATTTCGCTTCGCGGATATGAGGTATTTAATCAGCCGAACAGCTCTTCTGCAAGAACGGAATCCATATTTAATAAATACACCCTTGAGGTTCGTTATCCTATCACCAAAAGCCAGTCAGCAACAATTTATGCAATGGCTTTTGCAGAGGGCGGAAACCTTTATCCCGATCTTGCAGCATTTAATCCGCTTGATCTGAAACGCACAGTGGGTATAGGTGTGCGGGCTTGGTTGCCTATGTTCGGATTGCTGGGTGTAGATTATGGCATACGCTTTGACGATCTGGTTCCCGGAGATTTACAACCGGCCACAGGATTTTTCGATTATATCACCAAAAACGGAAAATTCACGGTCATTTTAGGATTTGAACCGGAATAA
- a CDS encoding helix-turn-helix transcriptional regulator has product MNKTYIMLPEPSFTIGSFIFLIIAAQGLFLAVLLAVYNRSNITANRIMAIFVAAFSMILCYYVLFWTGYSCNFMWTKGWCSALPFLLGPLMYLYIIIIKNGELPVKYKKHFIPFAVHLTYMLPFIYWFTMGPEVIATSQQPLDIFLQQHIYRHLSFVITAFQVFNGLQFLSLFIYSFLLFRLLYKHKKEKNGSEHQQLKYRWYVRNISFYVLFAICFSSYWITLWLGILPDGLDYVVSGMMSLCIYLIGYGAFRQPISLFEQKNANTRKKLAPENLIAQTEKLISYLENHKPWLDSELNLNKLAELLQMPLHELSFLINSTLHKNFSDLLHEYRIKEACRLLLEDSNSDSKILSIAFDVGYTNKATFNAAFKNKMGVSPSAYKMLAKGDGMKGVLN; this is encoded by the coding sequence ATGAATAAAACCTACATCATGTTACCAGAACCTTCCTTTACCATAGGGTCATTTATATTTCTGATTATTGCAGCGCAGGGTTTATTTCTTGCGGTTCTGCTGGCAGTATACAACAGATCGAACATAACTGCCAACAGAATTATGGCAATATTTGTCGCTGCATTTTCCATGATACTTTGTTATTATGTATTATTCTGGACAGGGTACAGTTGTAATTTTATGTGGACCAAGGGTTGGTGTTCCGCCTTACCGTTTTTGTTGGGACCTTTGATGTATTTATATATTATCATCATAAAAAACGGTGAACTTCCTGTAAAATATAAAAAACATTTTATTCCGTTTGCAGTGCATCTCACCTACATGTTACCCTTTATTTATTGGTTCACTATGGGGCCTGAGGTAATTGCAACCTCGCAACAACCGCTTGATATTTTCCTGCAGCAGCATATTTATCGTCACCTCAGTTTTGTAATTACCGCATTTCAGGTATTTAATGGATTGCAGTTTTTGAGTCTGTTTATTTATAGCTTTTTATTGTTTCGCCTATTATATAAACATAAAAAAGAAAAGAATGGCAGTGAACATCAACAATTGAAATACCGTTGGTATGTTCGCAATATTTCTTTTTATGTATTATTCGCCATTTGTTTCAGCAGTTATTGGATAACACTTTGGCTGGGAATTTTACCCGACGGATTAGATTACGTAGTATCCGGAATGATGTCGCTTTGTATTTATCTTATTGGTTATGGAGCATTCAGGCAACCGATATCTTTATTTGAACAAAAAAATGCCAATACCAGAAAAAAACTGGCACCGGAAAATCTTATAGCTCAAACAGAAAAACTTATTTCCTATCTCGAAAACCATAAACCCTGGCTGGACTCCGAATTAAATTTGAACAAACTCGCAGAGTTATTACAAATGCCTTTACACGAATTATCCTTTTTAATTAATTCCACCCTTCACAAAAATTTTTCCGATCTCCTCCACGAATACCGCATCAAAGAAGCTTGTCGCCTCCTCCTCGAAGATTCCAATTCCGACTCTAAAATTCTCAGCATTGCCTTCGACGTTGGTTATACCAACAAAGCAACCTTTAACGCCGCCTTCAAAAACAAAATGGGAGTATCACCCAGCGCTTATAAAATGCTGGCAAAAGGGGATGGAATGAAAGGGGTTTTGAATTAA
- the murI gene encoding glutamate racemase yields MQTKFPIGVFDSGYGGLTVLKEFVKELPEYDFIYLGDNGRAPYGNRSFETVYEYTLECVQHLFDMGCKLVILACNTASAKALRTIQQIDLPLIDPSRRVLGVIRPTSEIAGTYTKTKHIGIFATTGTVLSGSYVMEINKFFPDVHVYQEACPMWVPLIENNEHNKDFADPFVQQHVNNLLEHSDEIDTIILGCTHYPLLIPKIKKYLPSHIQVISQGEIVAKGLVDYLDRHPEIEVMCSKNSKLEFYTTDSTENFDKHAGVFFGREVKSKYLHI; encoded by the coding sequence ATGCAAACAAAATTTCCCATCGGTGTTTTTGATTCCGGGTATGGCGGACTTACGGTTTTAAAGGAATTCGTAAAAGAATTACCGGAATACGATTTTATTTATTTGGGGGATAATGGTCGGGCTCCTTATGGAAATCGGTCGTTTGAAACAGTGTATGAATATACATTGGAATGTGTGCAACATTTATTTGATATGGGTTGCAAATTGGTAATTCTTGCTTGTAATACAGCAAGTGCAAAAGCGTTGAGAACAATTCAACAAATAGACCTTCCATTAATTGATCCAAGCCGTCGCGTATTAGGAGTGATAAGACCAACTTCCGAAATTGCAGGAACATACACTAAAACAAAACATATTGGAATTTTTGCAACAACGGGAACAGTATTATCCGGGTCGTACGTGATGGAAATAAATAAATTTTTTCCTGATGTGCATGTATATCAGGAGGCTTGCCCCATGTGGGTTCCATTAATTGAAAATAATGAACATAATAAAGATTTTGCCGATCCTTTTGTGCAACAACATGTAAATAATTTGCTCGAACATTCTGATGAAATTGATACCATTATTTTAGGATGTACACATTATCCATTATTAATTCCCAAGATCAAAAAATATTTGCCTTCGCATATTCAGGTAATTTCTCAGGGGGAGATAGTTGCAAAAGGATTGGTTGATTATTTAGATCGTCATCCGGAAATAGAAGTAATGTGCAGCAAAAATTCGAAACTTGAATTTTATACCACCGACTCTACCGAAAATTTTGATAAACATGCCGGGGTGTTTTTTGGGAGGGAGGTGAAGTCGAAGTATTTGCATATTTGA
- a CDS encoding OmpH family outer membrane protein, which produces MKKSLIIAMVIIATALTADAQRFAYVNTDYILKNIPEYKAAQDQIDKITTEWRAEVDKKQKEIDDLYRNFQNEQYLLTEEQKKTKVGEIEAKEKAIKDYQKTKFGYEGELFQKRQELVKPIQDKVYEAIEKYAKERGFDFIFDKSSSTTLLYANAENDKSDDIIKKLGYTPQK; this is translated from the coding sequence ATGAAAAAAAGTTTAATTATTGCAATGGTAATTATTGCAACAGCTCTTACAGCAGATGCACAACGTTTTGCTTACGTTAACACCGATTATATTCTGAAAAATATTCCGGAATATAAAGCTGCACAAGATCAGATCGACAAGATCACCACCGAATGGCGTGCAGAGGTAGATAAAAAACAAAAAGAAATTGACGACCTCTACCGCAATTTTCAGAATGAACAATATTTACTTACCGAAGAACAGAAAAAAACCAAGGTAGGTGAAATTGAAGCCAAAGAAAAAGCGATAAAAGATTATCAGAAAACAAAATTCGGATATGAAGGGGAGTTGTTTCAAAAACGTCAGGAATTAGTTAAACCAATTCAGGATAAGGTTTACGAAGCAATTGAAAAATATGCAAAGGAACGTGGATTCGATTTTATTTTCGATAAATCCAGCAGCACAACTTTATTATACGCAAATGCTGAAAACGACAAAAGCGACGATATCATTAAAAAGCTTGGATATACTCCGCAGAAATAG
- a CDS encoding DUF72 domain-containing protein, whose protein sequence is MKIVDLIASHPKHFYSGLSGLQLPVPKYLYPPPFENTSRLTYYASFFNSIEINSSFYKIPQEATVTKWAASVSEEFKFTFKLWKEITHAKGLNFKKEDITSFFKSVNAAGNKKGCLLIQFPPSIGREYTVKLEKLLSCINETITQNSWKISVEFRNKNWYNDKIYDLLNFYKTTIVIQDIPKSATPFLHHKSDFMYVRFHGPTGNYRESYVDDFLYEYASYINEWIEEGKTVYVYFNNTMGDAFNNLKYLNAKLGDKIERRKT, encoded by the coding sequence ATGAAAATTGTGGATTTAATTGCAAGTCATCCAAAACATTTTTATTCGGGACTTAGCGGTCTTCAATTACCAGTGCCGAAGTATTTATATCCACCGCCATTCGAAAACACCAGCAGGTTAACTTATTACGCCTCTTTTTTTAATAGTATAGAGATCAATAGTTCCTTTTATAAAATACCTCAGGAAGCCACTGTTACAAAATGGGCTGCCTCAGTTTCAGAAGAATTTAAGTTTACCTTTAAATTGTGGAAGGAAATAACGCACGCTAAAGGTCTAAATTTTAAAAAAGAGGATATAACCTCATTTTTTAAATCAGTTAATGCAGCAGGAAATAAAAAGGGATGTTTGCTCATTCAATTTCCCCCAAGTATAGGTAGAGAATATACGGTTAAATTAGAGAAACTTTTAAGTTGTATAAACGAAACTATTACCCAAAATAGTTGGAAGATTTCAGTGGAGTTTCGCAATAAAAACTGGTATAACGATAAAATTTACGACCTATTGAATTTTTATAAAACAACTATTGTAATACAAGATATTCCCAAGTCAGCTACTCCATTTTTACATCATAAATCTGATTTTATGTATGTGAGGTTTCATGGTCCCACCGGGAATTACCGTGAAAGTTATGTAGACGATTTTTTATATGAATACGCATCTTATATTAATGAATGGATAGAGGAAGGAAAAACTGTTTATGTATATTTTAACAATACAATGGGTGATGCATTTAATAATTTAAAATATTTGAATGCAAAGCTCGGTGATAAGATTGAACGACGTAAAACTTGA